A single Anopheles maculipalpis chromosome 3RL, idAnoMacuDA_375_x, whole genome shotgun sequence DNA region contains:
- the LOC126561664 gene encoding RNA-binding protein spenito yields the protein MSSIRSSERDRITVKIHNMKRSASRESPPRSKRRTSIGRYDDSSDERVTPDRMRRRVARSPSPRARYASPHRDEYASSRSRAEIGGGGGGGGGVDRYTYKVLCVSAIHPKASEEFIKETLYREYKKFGDFSIRISHDLDERLAYVCFRTPEDAREAKHAKSRIILHDKVALVEPVYESPKTESYRRPRSASPSEYDRHYYARSPGVPPPDRRRPPEHHPYDGYGPPPGGRMHHPDFRPPMHHDYLPRGPPMHHHGPPHLHPGPPHHHYMPRPYMPRPRAPFEKPENKKDKFPNYLHHIQPEDDPLATRTLFAGNLEINISDDELRRIFGKYGLVEDIDIKRPAPGTGNAFAFVRYQTLDMAHRAKVELSGQYIGKFQCKIGYGKATPTTRIWVGGLGAWTSVTQLEREFDRFGAIKKIEYAKGDNQAYILYDSIDAATAAVKEMRGFALGGPERRIRIDFADNGTAPPFPKRPFEEGGAGGGGGGGGEYRRVPEYEYPEGAPPYDDVPPGYGGGGYGARSFRGRGSGAGGGGSGGYRGRGGGSGSFRGGFHHEAHRPAGGGAGGPPHHGPGGEEEWRRPAGGAGEPGEYDQRRRSGSREPGGIDRSRSRSPRRRSPADSDSDSSTRRNGVLTTARTLSEVARKSSTVWQGALILKSSLFPAKFHLTDGDADIVDGLMKDEDGKHHLRITQRLRLDQPKLEDVQKRISTSSSHAIFLGLPGSSPTVSSDDASVQTRPLRNLVTYLKQKEAAGVISLLNKETEATGVLYTFPPCEFSTELLKRTCHTLTEEGLKEDHLVIVVVRGGTA from the coding sequence ATGAGTAGCATTCGGTCCAGTGAGCGAGATCGTATTACTGTGAAGATTCATAACATGAAACGTAGCGCATCGCGCGAATCTCCACCCAGATCAAAGCGACGCACCAGTATTGGCCGTTACGACGACAGCTCCGACGAACGAGTAACCCCTGACAGAATGCGACGACGTGTGGCCCGTTCTCCCAGCCCGCGGGCACGCTATGCTTCACCGCACCGTGACGAGTACGCCTCGTCCCGCAGCCGGGCCGAgattggcggtggtggtggtggcggcggtggcgtTGACCGATACACGTACAAGGTGCTCTGCGTGAGTGCCATCCATCCGAAAGCATCGGAAGAATTCATCAAGGAAACGCTGTACCGGGAGTACAAAAAGTTTGGCGATTTTAGTATCCGCATTTCGCACGATCTAGACGAACGGTTGGCGTATGTTTGTTTCCGCACGCCGGAAGATGCCCGTGAAGCAAAGCATGCCAAGTCGCGCATCATTCTGCACGATAAGGTAGCGCTGGTTGAGCCGGTGTATGAATCACCCAAGACGGAATCCTACCGACGGCCACGGTCGGCCTCACCGTCCGAGTACGATCGGCACTACTATGCTCGATCGCCCGGGGTTCCACCGCCGGATCGTCGTCGTCCACCGGAGCATCATCCGTACGATGGTTATGGGCCACCGCCGGGTGGCCGTATGCATCATCCCGATTTTAGACCACCGATGCATCATGATTACTTACCGCGTGGGCCACCGATGCATCATCATGGTCCACCGCACCTTCATCCGGGACCACCGCATCACCACTACATGCCACGGCCGTACATGCCCAGACCTCGGGCACCTTTTGAAAAGccggaaaataaaaaggacaAATTCCCCAACTATCTGCATCACATTCAGCCGGAAGATGATCCACTCGCTACGCGCACGCTGTTTGCAGGCAATTTGGAAATTAACATCTCGGACGACGAGCTGCGCCGTATCTTCGGTAAATATGGGCTGGTTGAGGATATTGACATCAAGCGTCCGGCACCGGGCACGGGCAATGCTTTCGCATTCGTACGCTACCAAACGCTCGATATGGCACACCGTGCAAAGGTGGAACTTTCTGGTCAGTATATTGGCAAGTTCCAATGTAAGATTGGGTATGGTAAAGCGACCCCAACGACACGCATCTGGGTTGGTGGGCTCGGCGCTTGGACCTCCGTTACACAGCTCGAGCGTGAGTTTGATCGGTTTGGAGCGATTAAAAAGATTGAGTATGCAAAGGGCGACAATCAGGCTTACATTCTGTACGATTCGATCGATGCAGCAACGGCGGCAGTAAAGGAAATGCGTGGTTTTGCACTGGGCGGACCGGAAAGACGCATTCGGATCGATTTCGCGGATAACGGAACGGCACCACCGTTCCCCAAGCGTCCATTTGAGgaaggtggtgctggtggtggtggtggcggtggtggagaaTATCGCCGTGTGCCGGAGTACGAATATCCAGAAGGTGCCCCACCGTACGATGATGTCCCGCCGGGTTACGGTGGTGGAGGTTATGGAGCGCGTTCGTTCCGTGGTCGTGGAAGTGGTGCCGGTGGTGGCGGAAGCGGTGGTTACCGTGGTCGGGGTGGTGGCAGTGGAAGCTTCCGCGGTGGCTTCCATCACGAAGCGCACCGACCGGCAGGAGGAGGTGCCGGTGGTCCACCACACCATGGGCCGGGCGGTGAGGAAGAGTGGCGCCGTCCTGCGGGTGGTGCTGGTGAGCCAGGCGAATACGATCAGCGTCGTCGTTCGGGTTCCCGCGAACCGGGCGGTATTGATCGGTCTCGCTCACGGTCACCGCGTCGTCGTAGCCCGGCCGATTCGGATTCCGACTCATCGACACGGCGCAACGGTGTGCTGACGACCGCCAGGACACTGTCGGAGGTGGCACGAAAATCGAGCACCGTCTGGCAGGGTGCACTCATACTAAAGAGTTCACTCTTCCCGGCTAAATTCCATCTGACCGATGGAGACGCGGACATTGTCGATGGACTGATGAAGGACGAGGACGGTAAGCACCATCTACGCATCACACAGCGCTTGCGTTTGGATCAACCAAAGCTGGAGGATGTGCAGAAGCGCATTTCGACCTCGTCGTCGCATGCCATCTTCCTTGGGTTACCCGGTTCCAGCCCGACCGTCTCGTCCGACGATGCCAGCGTACAGACGCGTCCCCTGCGCAATCTGGTTACGTACCTGAAGCAAAAGGAGGCGGCCGGTGTTATTTCGCTGCTAAACAAAGAAACGGAAGCGACGGGCGTACTGTACACTTTCCCGCCATGCGAGTTCTCAACAGAACTGCTCAAACGCACCTGTCACACACTGACCGAGGAGGGTCTTAAGGAGGATCACCTTGTGATTGTGGTTGTGCGTGGTGGGACCGCCTAG
- the LOC126562188 gene encoding elongation factor Tu: protein MSFAVGKFIWSHRISQLGKTCLQSSICPRLHRIASQSYAGSVAGGHSWWNQRTFSSGTAAGKGVPVQKEEHCNVGTIGHVDHGKTTLTAAITKVLSKDGNTSFVSYDQIDRAPEEKARGITINAAHIGYKTSKRHYAHTDCPGHADYVKNMISGASQMDGAILVVAATDGQMPQTREHLLLARQVGVSKIVVFINKADQVDNEVLELVEIELRELLSDFGFDGVESPIIVGSALLALQGDQTELGEPSIRKLLDAIDTYIPTPTRDLTSPFLLPIDNAFTVPGRGTVVVGTLARGTMRKNDEAELLGFDEEIRTTVGGMQVFKKDVNEAKAGDNIGALLRSVKLQSVQRGMLLCAAGSERVSNHFDASMYLLAKNEGGRSKPLTSKYIQQLFSKTWNVPCRVDLVGQDMLMPGDHGAIKLTLLRKMVMSCGQSFTVRENGKTVATGLVTKVLNPVNLPQKKLIKLELENC, encoded by the exons ATGTCGTTTGCTgtgggaaagttcatttggagCCATCGAATATCACAGCTAGGCAAAACATGCCTGCAATCCTCGATATGCCCTCGTTTGCATAGAATTGCATCACAGTCCTATGCCGGTAGTGTTGCTGGCGGACACAGTTGGTGGAATCAACGAACGTTTAGCTCCGGAACAGCTGCCGGGAAAGGAGTACCGGTGCAGAAGGAAGAACACTGTAATGTTGGTACAATAGGTCATGTAGATCATGGCAAAACGACACTCACAGCAGCAATCACCAAGGTACTGTCGAAGGACGGCAATACCAGTTTCGTGTCCTACGATCAGATCGATCGAGCTCCTGAGGAAAAAGCAAGAG GGATAACGATTAACGCCGCCCACATCGGTTACAAAACGAGCAAGCGACACTATGCTCACACGGACTGTCCGGGCCATGCCGATTACGTGAAGAACATGATCTCCGGTGCATCGCAAATGGACGGTGCGATACTGGTCGTCGCCGCTACGGATGGTCAAATGCCACAAACACGGGAACATCTGCTGCTAGCTCGCCAAGTTGGCGTCAGCAAAATTGTCGTGTTCATCAACAAAGCGGACCAGGTTGATAACGAGGTGCTAGAATTGGTGGAAATTGAGCTTCGCGAGCTGTTGAGCGATTTTGGCTTCGATGGTGTGGAAAGTCCAATAATCGTTGGTTCAGCACTGCTCGCTCTCCAAGGCGATCAAACGGAACTGGGCGAACCTTCCATACGGAAGTTGCTGGATGCGATCGATACGTACATTCCCACGCCAACGCGAGACTTGACCTCCCCATTTTTACTTCCGATTGATAACGCATTTACTGTACCCGGTCGTGGTACGGTTGTGGTGGGAACACTAGCCCGTGGTACGATGCGTAAAAACGACGAAGCGGAATTGTTGGGATTCGATGAGGAAATACGTACAACCGTTGGTGGTATGCAGGTATTCAAAAAAGACGTTAATGAAGCAAAAGCAGGCGATAACATCGGTGCGCTACTACGGAGCGTTAAGCTACAGTCCGTTCAGCGTGGTATGCTGCTGTGCGCTGCCGGAAGTGAACGTGTGTCCAACCATTTCGATGCATCCATGTACTTGCTGGCGAAAAACGAAGGAGGCCGCTCGAAACCACTAACTTCGAAGTACATTCAGCAGCTGTTTAGCAAAACGTGGAACGTCCCATGCCGTGTGGACTTGGTCGGGCAGGACATGCTGATGCCGGGGGATCATGGCGCGATTAAGCTAACGTTGCTTAGGAAAATGGTCATGTCCTGCGGGCAATCGTTTACTGTGCGAGAAAATGGTAAGACCGTTGCGACCGGACTGGTAACGAAGGTGCTTAATCCGGTCAATTTACCACAGAAGAAGCTGATCAAGCTGGAGCTGGAAAATTGTTAA
- the LOC126562779 gene encoding S-methyl-5'-thioadenosine phosphorylase — translation MATKVKIGIIGGSGLDDSQIIENRTERVVNTHFGIPSDVLIEGKIAGVDCVLLARHGRNHSIMPSNVNYRANIWALKTLGCTHVIVSTATGSLKEEIHPGDIVIPDNFIDRTTKRVQTFYDGNELLSGVCHIPMEPAFCNRTRDVLIETARGIGLGVHEKGTVVTIEGPRFSSKAESNLFRQWGADLVNMTLVPEVVLAKEAGLCYAAIAMATDYDCWRETGEDVNVADVLATFKKNVTKVTDLIINAIPKVAALDWTDTIEELGKTVNTSIMLPHSN, via the exons ATGGCCACCAAGGTTAAG atCGGCATTATCGGAGGATCCGGGTTGGACGACAGTCAGATCATTGAGAATCGTACCGAGCGCGTGGTAAACACACATTTCGGCATACCGTCCGATGTGCTTATCGAGGGAAAGATTGCCGGCGTCGATTGTGTGCTGCTGGCACGCCACGGCCGCAACCATTCGATTATGCCGTCGAACGTAAACTATCGGGCCAATATTTGGGCGCTGAAAACGCTCGGCTGCACGCACGTGATCGTATCGACGGCAACCGGTTCGCTGAAGGAGGAGATACACCCGGGCGACATCGTGATTCCGGACAACTTTATCGATCGGACGACGAAACGCGTGCAAACGTTTTACGATGGTAATGAGCTGCTTTCGGGCGTGTGTCACATCCCGATGGAACCGGCATTTTGCAATCGTACGCGGGATGTGTTGATCGAAACGGCACGCGGCATTGGGCTCGGTGTGCACGAGAAGGGTACGGTGGTAACGATCGAGGGGCCACGCTTTTCGAGCAAAGCAGAAAGCAACCTGTTCCGTCAGTGGGGTGCCGATTTGGTTAACATGACGCTGGTGCCGGAGGTCGTGCTGGCTAAGGAGGCCGGCCTTTGCTATGCCGCGATTGCCATGGCAACCGATTACGATTGCTGGAGAGAAACGGGCGAGGATGTGAATGTGGCGGATGTGTTGGCAACATTTAAGAAGAACGTTACCAAGGTAACGGATCTGATTATAAACGCCATACCGAAGGTAGCTGCGCTCGATTGGACTGATACGATCGAAGAGCTGGGGAAAACGGTAAACACAAGCATTATGCTTCCTCACTCTAATTAA
- the LOC126562013 gene encoding probable ATP-dependent RNA helicase Dbp45A: MSLWTDKTFADLGLTYWITRQTEKLGLRRPTPIQVECIPRILEGQDCIGAAKTGSGKTFAFALPILQKLSEEPTANFALVLTPTHELAHQIAEQFIVAGQPMNARVCVVTGGTDHLIESQQLQKRPHIVVAMPGRLADHLTGCNTYSFAALQFLVVDEADRMLSGSFDEDLQVINRFLPAKRQNLFFSATLKDFLKTSIVFPIADNVFEWSEQSQVATVETLDQRYLLCADYDRDTVLVEALRKYREETEDASIMIFTNSKKDCQILSMSLNSFGFDNVCLHGFLRQRERVAALNKFKSKHVRIMIATDVASRGLDIHDVQLVVNHRLPKKPIEYIHRVGRTARAGRSGMAISILRFPRDLEALGEIEALINTKLTEYSVDDRLVQRIFLQVKVARAEAEMNLDNKDFDERQHKYRRLRWIQDGLDPDVMEAKWKEEMKEREQARRERLRQENEERRRRDKQTIVSPAVTGDTRFQAAATDKKFKKRKFIAPEKLNELIEKRKAEKPPEGKKARGTTSNDKKLVKKKSKMTK, translated from the exons ATGAGTCTGTGGACGGATAAAACGTTTGCGGACCTTGGTTTAACCTACTGGATAACACGGCAAACGGAAAAGCTAG GGCTACGCCGACCGACACCGATCCAGGTCGAATGTATCCCACGCATTCTCGAGGGACAGGACTGCATCGGTGCAGCCAAAACTGGTTCCGGCAAAACATTCGCTTTCGCGCTCCCAATCCTTCAAAAGCTTAGCGAAGAACCGACGGCCAATTTTGCACTGGTGCTCACCCCCACGCACGAACTAGCGCACCAGATAGCGGAACAGTTTATCGTCGCCGGCCAGCCAATGAAtgcgcgcgtttgtgtggtAACCGGCGGTACGGACCATTTGATAGAAAGTCAGCAGTTGCAGAAACGTCCACATATTGTTGTCGCTATGCCGGGACGGTTAGCGGACCATCTTACCGGTTGCAATACATACTCGTTCGCAGCACTCCAGTTCTTGGTGGTGGACGAAGCTGACCGAATGTTAAGTGGAAGCTTCGATGAGGATTTACAGGTGATTAACCGATTCCTTCCGGCCAAGCGTCAGAACTTATTCTTCTCTGCCACACTGAAAGACTTTCTCAAGACGTCAATAGTGTTCCCGATCGCGGACAACGTATTCGAATGGTCGGAACAATCCCAGGTTGCGACGGTGGAAACGCTCGATCAGCGATATCTACTTTGTGCCGATTATGATCGTGATACCGTGCTGGTGGAAGCGTTGCGCAAGTACAGGGAGGAAACAGAAGATGCGAGCATTATGATCTTTACCAATTCGAAAAAAGATTGTCAAATTCTGTCCATGTCACTGAACTCGTTCGGATTCGATAATGTGTGTTTGCACGGCTTTCTGCGGCAAAGGGAACGGGTGGCAGCGCTCAACAAGTTCAAATCCAAACACGTACGCATTATGATCGCAACCGATGTGGCCAGCCGCGGGCTAGATATACACGATGTACAGTTGGTGGTGAACCATCGGTTACCGAAGAAACCGATCGAATACATTCACCGAGTCGGGCGTACGGCACGTGCCGGTCGGTCTGGAATGGCGATATCGATTCTTCGCTTCCCTAGAGATTTGGAGGCATTGGGAGAAATTGAAGCGCTCATCAATACGAAACTGACCGAGTATTCCGTCGATG ATCGTCTCGTCCAGCGTATATTCTTGCAGGTCAAGGTGGCACGTGCCGAAGCGGAGATGAACCTGGACAACAAGGATTTCGACGAACGGCAGCACAAATATCGTCGCTTGCGCTGGATACAGGATGGACTCGATCCGGACGTGATGGAAGCCAAGTGGAAGGAAGAAATGAAAGAGCGGGAACAGGCACGCCGGGAACGTTTGCGGCAGGAAAACGAAGAGCGACGTCGGCGGGACAAGCAAACAATCGTCAGCCCAGCCGTGACGGGTGACACTCGGTTCCAGGCGGCCGCAACAGATAAAAAGTTTAAGAAGCGAAAGTTCATCGCACCCGAGAAGCTGAACGAACTGATCGAGAAACGAAAAGCGGAGAAGCCACCGGAAGGAAAGAAAGCTCGCGGCACAACAAGCAACGATAAAAAGCTtgtgaaaaagaaatcaaagatGACCAAATAA
- the LOC126563291 gene encoding 40S ribosomal protein S24: protein MSTATIRTRRYMSNRLLCRKQMICDVLHPGLASVPKKEIREKLAVMYKTSPDVVFVFGFRTNFGGGKSTGFALIYDTLDHAKKFEPKHRLGRHGLYEKKKMTRKQRKERKNRMKKVRGTKKSNVGQAAKK from the coding sequence ATGAGTACTGCAACGATTCGTACCCGTCGCTACATGAGCAACCGGCTGCTGTGCCGCAAGCAGATGATCTGTGACGTTCTGCACCCCGGACTCGCCTCCGTTCCCAAGAAGGAGATCCGCGAGAAGCTGGCCGTCATGTACAAAACCTCCCCCGATGTGGTATTCGTGTTCGGTTTCCGCACCAACTTCGGTGGCGGCAAATCGACCGGTTTCGCACTGATCTACGACACGCTGGACCATGCCAAGAAGTTCGAACCGAAGCACCGTCTCGGCCGCCACGGACTGtacgagaagaagaagatgactCGCAAGCAGCGCAAGGAACGCAAGAACCGTATGAAGAAGGTGCGCGGTACGAAGAAGTCCAATGTTGGACAGGCGGCGAAGAAGTAA
- the LOC126563222 gene encoding transmembrane protein 18, with the protein MVEPTWIEINEIKGFITFLASIDWYDPWLIGLIAFHVCITSTALLTRNYGNFQVFLFFVLLLLVYFSESINEYAALNWRIFSKQQYFDDKGLFISVVFSVPILLNCMLMVGSWLYQSTQMMAKLKTAQLKQQIRQSNSRQRLKDEKEE; encoded by the exons ATGGTGGAACCGACATGgatagaaataaatgaaataaagggTTTTATAACGTTTCTAGCGAGC ATCGATTGGTACGATCCGTGGTTGATAGGATTAATCGCCTTTCACGTATGCATCACATCGACGGCGCTACTTACGAGAAATTATGGCAACTTTCAGGTGTTTCTGTTCTTCGTCCTCT TGCTGCTGGTGTACTTTTCCGAGAGCATCAACGAGTACGCGGCATTGAATTGGAGAATTTTCTCCAAACAACAGTACTTCGACGATAAGGGTTTATTCATATCGGTTGTGTTCTCCGTGCCAATATTGCTCAACTGTATGCTAATGGTG GGAAGCTGGTTGTATCAGTCGACGCAGATGATGGCCAAATTGAAAACTGCCCAGCTAAAGCAACAAATCCGACAATCCAACAGCAGGCAACGATTAAAGGACGAAAAGGAGGAATGA